In Phreatobacter stygius, a genomic segment contains:
- a CDS encoding alpha/beta hydrolase, translating to MATEVINEQRREFLGTSALALSTVVVGASTMTSSASAQSTAAKEPAVIGYPNRKGVTIERVTYPARNMGTTIVANLFKPAGFNTNRKYAAIVVTHPFGGVKEQTAGLYAQHLAELGFVTLAYDASYQGESGGEPRLMEVPAQRLDDISCAIDFLVKHPQVDAGRLGSLGICAGGGYAMCNAQTEMRVRAVATVSMFNLGEARREAMGNLTYEQRIERLKQASAARSREARGEPVTLVPVVPESPAAFTDRTPDLYRQGYEYYVTPRAKHPNSPNRYMLSSLPLQMAFFPFDQVETITPRPILMIVGEKADTKFWSDEVLAKAQEPKELFVVNGATHMDMYDKPQFVTPAVAKLNAFFGQHLALA from the coding sequence TTGGCCACCGAAGTCATCAACGAACAGCGACGCGAGTTCCTCGGAACCTCCGCTCTGGCTCTTTCGACAGTCGTCGTCGGAGCTTCAACCATGACCAGTTCAGCATCCGCCCAATCCACCGCTGCCAAGGAGCCGGCGGTCATCGGATATCCGAACCGGAAGGGCGTCACGATCGAGCGTGTCACCTATCCGGCCCGGAACATGGGGACGACGATCGTCGCCAACCTGTTCAAGCCCGCCGGCTTCAATACGAACCGCAAATATGCGGCGATCGTCGTGACCCATCCGTTCGGTGGCGTGAAGGAGCAGACTGCTGGTCTTTATGCCCAGCATCTCGCCGAACTGGGCTTTGTCACGCTCGCCTATGATGCTTCCTATCAGGGCGAAAGCGGCGGCGAGCCGCGCCTGATGGAAGTGCCAGCACAGCGCCTCGACGATATCAGTTGCGCGATCGACTTCCTGGTGAAGCATCCGCAGGTCGATGCCGGGCGGCTCGGGTCGCTCGGCATTTGCGCCGGGGGCGGCTACGCGATGTGCAATGCCCAGACCGAGATGCGGGTGCGGGCCGTCGCGACAGTCAGCATGTTCAACCTCGGCGAAGCCCGCCGCGAGGCGATGGGCAACCTGACCTACGAGCAGCGGATCGAGCGCCTGAAGCAGGCCAGCGCGGCACGGTCCCGCGAAGCCCGCGGCGAGCCCGTGACTTTGGTGCCGGTCGTACCTGAATCGCCTGCCGCGTTTACCGACAGGACGCCGGATCTCTATCGGCAGGGCTACGAATACTATGTCACGCCGCGGGCGAAGCATCCAAATTCGCCCAACCGTTACATGCTCTCCAGCCTGCCCTTGCAGATGGCCTTCTTCCCCTTCGATCAGGTCGAGACGATCACGCCGCGCCCGATCCTGATGATCGTGGGCGAGAAGGCCGACACCAAGTTCTGGAGCGATGAGGTGCTCGCGAAGGCGCAAGAGCCAAAGGAGCTCTTCGTCGTCAACGGCGCCACGCACATGGACATGTACGACAAGCCGCAATTCGTGACGCCGGCCGTCGCCAAGCTGAACGCGTTCTTCGGCCAGCACCTCGCCTTGGCCTGA
- a CDS encoding alpha/beta hydrolase has translation MFAPPAATAQQASRSGPLVIQEQGSFAVGGTVSSTPGTYDNNTPTAAGQSLHGDHLYAFYQVPQNPRPLPIVMLHGAYQSARSWETTPDGREGFQTIFLRRNFSTYLVDQPRRGRAGNSTVATTIEPAPYDQLFFDQFRIGTWPNHFDGVQFDRKPETLNQFFRSVTPNTGPYDAGVISDAISALFDKIGPGILFTHSQAGGPGWLTAIKNQNVKAIVSFEPGSGFVFPAGELPPAMPSAAGPLAPEPVAPEDFRKLTRIPILIYYGDNIPTEPTARRGEDNWRVRLAMARLWVDAVNRHGGDARLVHLPAIGIRGNTHFIFSDLNNAAIADLVSTFLREKKLD, from the coding sequence CTGTTTGCGCCGCCTGCAGCAACAGCCCAACAGGCGAGCCGGTCCGGGCCTCTTGTCATTCAGGAGCAAGGCAGCTTCGCGGTCGGCGGGACCGTATCGAGCACCCCGGGAACCTACGACAACAACACCCCAACGGCAGCAGGTCAGAGCCTGCACGGCGATCATCTCTACGCCTTCTATCAGGTGCCGCAGAACCCGCGGCCGCTGCCGATCGTCATGTTGCACGGTGCCTATCAATCAGCGCGGAGCTGGGAAACCACGCCGGATGGCCGGGAGGGCTTCCAGACCATCTTCCTGCGCCGCAATTTCTCGACCTACCTTGTCGATCAACCTCGCCGCGGCCGAGCCGGCAACAGCACCGTCGCCACGACGATCGAGCCTGCGCCTTATGATCAGCTCTTTTTCGACCAGTTCCGGATCGGAACCTGGCCCAACCATTTCGACGGCGTGCAATTCGACCGCAAGCCCGAGACGCTGAACCAGTTCTTCCGCTCGGTCACGCCCAATACCGGGCCATACGATGCCGGGGTTATCTCGGACGCGATCTCAGCCCTGTTCGACAAGATCGGCCCCGGCATTCTCTTCACGCATTCCCAGGCCGGCGGGCCGGGCTGGCTGACCGCGATCAAGAACCAGAACGTCAAGGCGATCGTCTCGTTCGAACCCGGCAGCGGCTTCGTCTTCCCGGCAGGCGAACTGCCCCCGGCGATGCCGAGCGCGGCGGGACCGCTGGCGCCGGAGCCGGTAGCGCCGGAGGATTTCCGGAAACTCACCCGGATCCCGATCCTGATCTATTACGGTGACAACATCCCCACCGAGCCGACCGCGCGCCGTGGCGAGGACAATTGGCGGGTGCGTCTGGCCATGGCCCGGCTGTGGGTTGATGCGGTCAACCGCCACGGCGGTGATGCCCGACTGGTGCACCTCCCGGCGATCGGCATTCGCGGCAACACCCACTTCATCTTCTCCGACCTGAACAATGCCGCGATCGCCGATCTGGTGTCGACGTTTCTCCGCGAGAAGAAGCTCGACTGA
- a CDS encoding DNA polymerase IV produces the protein MAILAFCRDCFTASAAQAARCPACGSPRIARHAELDSLSIAHIDCDAFYAAIEKRDNPALADKPLIVGGGKRGVVSTCCYVARIHGVRSAMPMFKALALCPEAVVVPPNMEKYARVGREVREAMRALTPLVEPLSIDEAFLDLTGTERLHGAAPALVLARFAQSVERGIGITISVGLSHNKFLAKIASDLDKPRGFAIIGRAETLDFLGARPVSLIWGVGRALQETLERDGLKRIADLRRFDEAELMRRYGAMGLRLARLARGVDDRKVSPDEETKSVSAETTFDLDIRDARTLEKRLFPLCEKVSARIKAQGFAGSTVTLKLKSADFKLRSRSRTLGSPTVLAARLFDVGRDMLMKEADGTAYRLIGIGLSDLTSLDKADPADLVDTSIARNVKVEGAVDALRAKFGKAAVVKGITLDD, from the coding sequence ATGGCCATTCTCGCGTTCTGCCGCGACTGTTTCACGGCGTCGGCGGCGCAGGCGGCGCGCTGTCCGGCCTGCGGGTCGCCGCGAATCGCCCGGCATGCCGAACTCGACAGCCTGTCGATCGCCCATATCGACTGCGACGCCTTCTACGCGGCGATCGAGAAGCGCGACAATCCGGCGCTTGCCGACAAGCCGCTGATCGTCGGCGGCGGCAAGCGCGGGGTCGTGTCGACCTGCTGCTATGTGGCGCGCATCCACGGCGTGCGCTCGGCCATGCCGATGTTCAAGGCGCTCGCGCTCTGTCCCGAAGCGGTGGTGGTCCCGCCCAACATGGAGAAATATGCCCGCGTCGGCCGCGAGGTCCGCGAGGCCATGCGCGCCTTGACGCCGCTGGTCGAGCCCTTGTCGATCGACGAGGCCTTTCTCGACCTGACCGGCACCGAGCGGCTGCATGGCGCGGCCCCGGCCCTGGTGCTGGCCCGTTTCGCCCAATCGGTGGAACGCGGCATCGGCATCACCATTTCGGTCGGGCTCTCGCATAACAAGTTCCTCGCCAAGATCGCCTCCGATCTCGACAAGCCCAGGGGCTTCGCCATTATCGGCCGGGCCGAAACCCTGGATTTCCTGGGCGCCAGGCCGGTGTCGCTGATCTGGGGGGTTGGCCGGGCCCTGCAGGAGACGCTCGAGCGCGATGGCCTGAAGCGGATCGCCGATCTCAGGCGCTTCGACGAGGCGGAGCTGATGCGCCGTTACGGCGCCATGGGCTTGCGCCTGGCGCGGCTCGCGCGCGGCGTCGACGACCGCAAGGTGTCGCCCGACGAAGAGACCAAGTCGGTCTCGGCGGAGACGACCTTCGATTTGGACATTCGCGACGCCCGCACGCTGGAGAAGCGGCTGTTTCCGCTGTGCGAGAAGGTGTCGGCCCGGATAAAGGCGCAAGGGTTTGCCGGCTCGACCGTGACGCTCAAGCTGAAAAGCGCCGATTTCAAGCTGCGCAGCCGGTCGCGGACGCTCGGTTCGCCCACCGTGCTGGCGGCGCGCCTGTTCGATGTCGGCCGCGACATGCTGATGAAGGAGGCCGACGGCACCGCCTATCGGCTGATCGGCATTGGCCTGTCCGATCTCACCAGCCTCGACAAGGCCGATCCGGCCGACCTGGTCGACACCTCGATCGCCCGCAACGTCAAGGTCGAAGGCGCGGTCGACGCGCTGCGCGCCAAGTTCGGCAAGGCGGCGGTGGTCAAGGGCATTACGCTGGACGACTAG
- a CDS encoding DUF3572 domain-containing protein codes for MTQRRDEGAREAAEALAVRALGFLAAEPERLDRFLALAGIDIAAIRDAAGQPGFLAAIMDYLMTDEPLLLAFAANEDLKPEAVVRAAHVLGVVPWERGYA; via the coding sequence ATGACGCAACGTCGCGACGAAGGCGCCCGGGAGGCCGCGGAAGCGCTGGCCGTGCGGGCACTCGGCTTCCTGGCTGCCGAGCCGGAGCGGCTGGACCGCTTCCTGGCGCTTGCCGGCATCGACATCGCGGCGATTCGCGACGCCGCCGGCCAGCCCGGCTTCCTGGCGGCGATCATGGACTATCTGATGACCGATGAACCGCTGCTGCTGGCCTTCGCGGCGAACGAAGACCTGAAGCCGGAGGCGGTCGTCCGCGCCGCCCATGTGCTCGGCGTGGTGCCCTGGGAACGTGGTTACGCCTGA
- a CDS encoding response regulator has translation MSKTVMIVEDNELNMKLFHDLLEANGYQTIQTRNGTEALALARSHKPDLILMDIQLPEVSGLDVTRWIKEDETIKHIPVIAVTAFAMKGDEERIRAGGCEAYLSKPISVAKFIETVRHFLGAA, from the coding sequence ATGTCCAAGACCGTCATGATCGTGGAAGACAACGAGCTCAATATGAAGCTCTTCCACGATCTTCTGGAAGCCAACGGCTATCAGACCATCCAGACCCGCAACGGCACCGAGGCGCTGGCGCTGGCGCGCAGCCACAAGCCCGATCTGATTCTGATGGATATCCAGTTGCCTGAAGTCTCCGGGCTGGATGTCACTCGTTGGATCAAGGAAGACGAGACGATCAAGCACATTCCCGTCATCGCGGTCACCGCCTTCGCCATGAAGGGCGACGAGGAGCGGATCCGGGCGGGCGGCTGCGAGGCCTATCTGTCCAAGCCCATCTCGGTTGCGAAGTTCATCGAGACCGTCCGACATTTCCTGGGAGCGGCCTGA
- a CDS encoding PleD family two-component system response regulator: MTARVLVVDDILANVKLLEARLSAEYFDVITAMSGPEALSICERAQCDIVLLDVMMPDMDGFEVCRRLKANPATHHIPVIMVTALDQPSDRVKGLEAGADDFLTKPVNDLALVTRVRSLVRLKMIQDELRMRAVTSREIGMSDPLVEAAADTGLNGRILVVDDRASSYDRIVQALRNQQHVDVESRAQEALFRAAEGDYDLIMVSLSLADFDPLRLCSQIRSLDRTRGLPILVIAEPEDDARLMRGLEIGVNDYLMRPIDRNEMSARIRTQVRKKRYTERLRDNVQQSMEMAITDGLTGLHNRRYMERHLGTLVEQAAQRGKPLSVLILDIDFFKSVNDTHGHDAGDEVLREFAARVRKNVRGIDLACRLGGEEFVVIMPDTDAGVASIVAERIRARVAGEPFPIQKGARAIDITVSIGMAQRQPSDEGPDVLVKRADQALYRAKRDGRNRVVLDAA; encoded by the coding sequence ATGACCGCGCGGGTCCTTGTAGTTGACGACATCCTGGCGAATGTGAAGCTGCTCGAGGCGCGCCTTTCAGCCGAATATTTCGACGTCATCACCGCCATGTCCGGCCCCGAGGCGCTGTCGATCTGCGAACGGGCGCAGTGCGACATCGTGCTGCTCGACGTGATGATGCCCGACATGGACGGCTTCGAGGTGTGCCGCCGGCTGAAGGCCAATCCGGCGACCCATCATATCCCGGTCATCATGGTGACGGCGCTCGACCAGCCCTCCGATCGGGTCAAGGGCCTGGAGGCCGGCGCCGACGACTTCCTGACCAAGCCGGTCAACGACCTCGCCCTGGTGACGCGCGTGCGCTCGCTGGTCCGGCTGAAGATGATCCAGGACGAGCTGCGCATGCGCGCGGTGACCTCAAGGGAAATCGGCATGAGCGACCCGCTGGTCGAGGCGGCCGCCGACACCGGTCTCAACGGCCGCATCCTGGTGGTCGACGACCGCGCCTCCTCGTACGACCGCATCGTCCAGGCGCTGCGCAACCAGCAGCATGTCGATGTCGAATCGCGGGCCCAGGAAGCCTTGTTCCGCGCAGCCGAAGGCGATTACGACCTGATCATGGTGTCGCTCAGCCTGGCCGATTTCGATCCGCTCAGGCTTTGTTCGCAGATCCGTTCGCTCGACCGCACCCGCGGCCTGCCGATCCTGGTGATTGCCGAGCCGGAGGACGATGCGCGCCTGATGCGCGGCCTCGAGATCGGCGTGAACGACTATCTGATGCGGCCGATCGATCGCAACGAGATGTCGGCGCGGATCCGCACCCAGGTGCGCAAGAAGCGCTACACCGAGCGGCTGCGCGACAATGTCCAGCAGTCGATGGAAATGGCGATCACCGACGGCCTGACCGGGCTGCATAACCGCCGCTACATGGAACGGCATCTCGGCACGCTGGTCGAACAGGCCGCCCAGCGCGGCAAGCCCTTGTCGGTGCTGATCCTCGACATCGACTTCTTCAAATCGGTCAACGACACCCACGGCCATGACGCGGGCGACGAGGTGCTGCGTGAATTCGCCGCGCGGGTGCGCAAGAACGTCCGCGGCATCGATCTCGCCTGCCGCCTCGGCGGCGAGGAATTCGTCGTGATCATGCCGGACACCGATGCCGGCGTCGCCTCGATCGTCGCCGAGCGGATCCGCGCCCGGGTCGCCGGCGAGCCGTTTCCGATCCAGAAGGGCGCCCGCGCCATCGACATCACGGTGTCGATCGGCATGGCCCAGCGCCAGCCGAGCGACGAGGGGCCGGATGTCCTGGTCAAGCGCGCCGACCAGGCGCTCTACCGGGCCAAGCGTGACGGCCGCAACCGGGTCGTGCTCGACGCCGCCTGA
- the rpmG gene encoding 50S ribosomal protein L33 — translation MAKAATIKIKLVSTADTGFFYVTEKNSRTMTDKLSKKKYDPVVRKHVEFKEAKIK, via the coding sequence ATGGCCAAGGCTGCCACCATCAAGATCAAACTCGTGTCGACCGCGGATACCGGCTTCTTCTATGTCACCGAGAAGAACTCGCGTACCATGACCGACAAGCTGTCGAAGAAGAAGTACGACCCGGTCGTGCGCAAGCATGTCGAGTTCAAGGAAGCCAAGATCAAGTGA